The DNA segment ATTGGCGTAAGCCATATCCGCTGGTCTAATGCGGGATTCAATCCTTTTAAACCCGAGGCAAATGAACTGGGAGACGTTACCAAAACATCCTACACCTTAGCCTTCTACTACAATTTCCATATCCCGGGATATGACGTCTCGTTTCTGAGTCCTTCATGATTGATGCCTGGCAATTTTGATCTGAATCCCGGAAAATCTCTGGTGATAACGCTGTATAATACAAGGATTGATAGGCTGAGTTATCCGGGGAAACCGGCGTTATATGTACTAATAGAATGGGAAAAATGCGCATTCTCGTAACCGGCGGTGCCGGATTCATTGGCTCCCATGTAGCGGAAAAGTTCCTGGAACTGGGGCACCAGGTCGTGATTCTGGACGATCTCTCCACTGGCAGGCGGGAGAATATCCCGGCGGGGGCCGACTTTATTGAAGGCGATATTAGAGATAACAACCTTGTGCCGGGAATATTTGAGCAGTACAAATTCGATGTCGTGAACCATCATGCCGCCCAGATGGACATCCGCCATTCGGTGGACGATCCCGCTTTCGATGCTCAGGTCAACATTCTGGGTACGATTAATCTTCTGGAATCCAGCATCCGGACCGGCGTAATCAAATTCATGTTTGCCTCAACCGGTGGTGCCATCTACGGTGAGCAAGAATCCTTCCCGGCTGCTGAGGACCATCCGACAAATCCCATTTCGCCTTACGGCATCAGCAAACTGGCCTGTGAGAAATACCTCTTCTACTACCAGGTCCAATTCGGGCTCCAAACCGCCATCATGCGCTACGCCAACGTCTATGGCCCGCGGCAGAATCCCTTCGGCGAGGCGGGCGTGGTGGCCATTTTCTCCCATCGACTTACCAGGGGAGAACAGGTCACTATCAACGGCGACGGATTACAGACCAGGGATTACGTGTACGTAGACGGCGCTGTCGAAGCCAATGTACTGGCCCTGGATTATACCGATTCCATCACCTTCAACGTAGGGACCGGAATCGAGACGGATGTGGTTACTCTGTATGAGCATCTAGCAGCGGCGGCCGGCACTGACCTTAAGCCCCGCTACGGCCCGGCCAAGCCTGGAGAACAGCGCCGCAGTGTACTTTCGCCCTCATTAGCCAAGGCCGCACTCGGCTGGGAACCCAAGGTCAGCCTGAATGAGGGCCTCCAGAAAACCTACCTTTCCTTCGCTCAACACACTGATCCGAAATCCCGATAATATCCTGCTTTCCGTTTCCCAACCATTAATGGCACCAGGTGGCTATCCAGGCAGCTTCCCCTAATCTGTAAGGCCGCCACTATTATTCTTACTCTAAAATTTGGCCATTGGTGAGAAGCTGTTTCTGCAGCCTAGCATATTCCAGCTGTTGCACGCCCACCCCGTCATCAAGTGCCAGGCAGGCAGCCACGGCAGCAGACTCACCGAGAATCATGAAGACCGGTTCCATGCGGATAGAACTATAAGCAATATGGGATGCCGATACACAGATCGGAACAAGCAGGTTGACACATTCATCAGCCTTGGGAACGATGGAATGGTAGCTTATTGGATAGGGCGGGAAGCCGTGTATTTCGATATCCCCTTCATTGCGGACATAGCCTTTCTCATCGACGTAGCGCTGGGTATTGTGCGAGTCAATCCCATAGGCACCCAGCCCCACTGATTCTGGCGCCACTTCCTCTCCACGGCAATTCTTTTCGGTCATGACATAGCTGCCGATCATACGACGGGCCTCGCGGATATAGAGCTGGTGGGGCCAATTGTTATTGTCTACAAATTCGTCTTTGGCTAATCCCCATCGGCTGACTTCCATGCGAATCTCCATCGGGACACGGGGATGGTTGGCCAGGGTCCACATCAAACCTTGCTGGTAGCTGAGGTGCTCGTGTACGATCTCTTCCCGTGACACATAATCGGCCTCAGGATAATCGTAGTTCATCCCGATATTATCAGTTGAAAAGCCCTGGGAATTATTAGTATCAGTTTTACGGTTAGGCAACATGGCTGGCAGCCATGGAATCTGATCGAATCCTGCCGCGTAATACCTTAGCAGGAGCTCATAGCGCAGCGTATCATAGTCTGAAGGTTTCGGGTAAGGGCGCATGTTTTCCGGTACGTCAGTGAGACACATTCGGAAGTTATAGGCCTGCACCCGATGGTCCCCTGATCCATCCAGGCCCGGGGAATCACCGTGCACACCCGGTAACAGACCACTGGCAGTATCTCCAGGAATGATATAGGGATCAACATCAAAGTAGAACTGGTGGTACTTAGCTTGCTGGGTCTGTACTCCGTTTAGCGTTTCTCCATAGATAGCATTGGCCTCCCTGCCCACTGTGTAGGACACTCCGGCTTTAGCCATCAAATCACCTTCATAAGTGGCATCTATGAACATCTCGCCATGGAATACACGCCCCGACTCCATAGTGATAGCGGTGAGCCGATTGTCCTTCTTCTCAACATCCTTGTTCAAATCCAGTCGCTCTCCAAAAATCACCGGTACATTGGTATCGACAATCAGATCCTGAAAGATATATTCCGCAACATGGGGTTCAAAACACCACCAGGATTCTTCATCATTCCAATCGTTGGCGGGCCCGTAATCCTGACGAGCTTCATTGGTCCAGGCACTATCCTGGGCGTAATAATGATATACCCGCTGGTAGAACTCCCTGGAAGTACCGCCGATGGCTAGCTTGTTGCCAATATCGGTCTGGCCCAGTCCACCGGAAGTAAGCCCACCTAGATGCCTCCCCGGTTCGATCATGATAACCGATTTGCCCATACGGGTAACATTAACCGCAGCGATGACTCCCGCCGAGGTGCCGCCGTAGATCACCACATCATAAACCGTCGGCTGGCCGGTCTGTGGCACCCGGATAACCAATCCGAGGGAATCTTTTAAAAAAGCATCGTATCTGTCTCTTGCCTCTACGAACGTAATGAGGGTTTCAGGTTTGGCAGCTATGAACTGAAGGAGTGTATCGTCAACGATGGCTAGGCAATGGTGCCCTGGATAAAAATCGGTGGCACTATCGTTATCAATCCAACGGTTCAGGCAAAGCCGAAGAGTATCTCCTGCCGCCAAGGTGGTATCGACCGATTTGCTAATCACCATCGGTCCGCGGTTTAGGGTGACTACAAGAATTGTATCGACAGGTTGTTGAATGGTAAGGATTGTGTCGGTCACAAGGGGGTGGGAAAATGTCATTTGGATGGCAACGGGGGTTTTCCTCAGGGATTGTGCTTCCCCCTCCCTATAAATAACTAGACCCTGAACACTGCCATGATCTAATAGCACCATCTTCCGAGTCATAACATGCGAAAGGGTACGGAGCTGATAAAAATAAATTCCGGCTGCCAGCGGAATGCCGTTATCACCTACCCCGCCCCATATGGCATGATAAGCGCCTGGCGCAAGCCGGGTAGATCTGTTGACCGACTGTCCCAGAAGGTTGTAAATGCGGATTTGCCCCGACTCTGAAAGCTTGAAGTGGAAAGTTGTAACAGGATTGAAAGGATTGGGATAATTCTGTCCCAGATAAAACGATGAAGCCCTCTGGACTTGATCTTCGGCGCTGAGAATAGCCAAGGTAAAACTGCCATCCAGATCAGTGGTGTCCCGTTGAACCACTTGTTCATCGATTACCAAGGCCACGCGAATACCACCTAAGGGCCTTCCAAGAAGGTCCTCGACCACGCCGGATACTGTCCCGGCCATGATCCTCGTTCCTATGACCAACGATAGAAGAAAAATGCACGCTCTCAGGGGCATATTTCCCCTGTTATTTGTGGTCATGAAGATCCGAAGAGGGGACCTTTCCAGGCCTCGGTAAAAATTTGCGATATCCGTTCAGATACAAGCCTATATCGTGCACAGGTATGGGCCTGAAACCCCGGTCATAGGCGGGAGCGCCATCCTTAAGGTTGACAGCGCTCCCCTCTCGCTGCAGATAGCCCGGCGCCAAGGCGGTATCATTATCCTGAAAGGTCATGTAGCCAGGGTTCGTCGTAAGGTGAAGCCACTGGCCACCGACGGCTACGTTCCGCCGGATCAGGTTACCCTTAGGTAGCTCCGGCCGGTCATCAAGGATCGAGACCAGCTCGGGATAGCGGTTGCTCCAGGGCGGGGTACGGTAGTCTATCTCTTCCAATTTCTGGCGCAGGATTCCACCTGCGGCTACATGTTCTTTCGCCCAACCGGTACCCCGCTCATCAACATAGATGGCTGGGCTAGCGTTCACAAACAGATTGTTCTCCACCACATTGTCCCGGCCCCCGCCAATGAACACGGCAAAGCTCACATCCTTAAAAATATTACCGCTAACAGTGGTGCCGCTGGTGAAGTCATCCAGATAAACCGTTTTCACACTCTGGGTCTGAGTTGCCTTTATATCATGAAAATAATTATACCGGATCACGTTTCCCCGGTAAGTCCAGTTACGTCCCATATAAAAAGCCCCGGCGTCCCCGGTCTCCTCGCAAACGTGATGGACCTCGTTATACTCGATGATATGATCGTTGCCACCCAGAATAATAGCGGCATGGGAGCCCTTGTGGATGAGATTATGTTCAACCCGCTGGCCTACACCACTGATTGATACCGCCGGACGGTAGGTGCGCACCCACCGGCTGTAGTCATAAATGTGATTGTTGCAGGCAAAGTGACCTGACGGGGTCAGTGAATGGTAATCGCCGCCACTTAGCACGATTCCCCCATCTCCGGTGCTGTAAATATCACATCCCACCACCCCATTATCCTCGCCACCAGTTATCGAAACCGCCTGGTTCCCGAGGTTTCGGAATGTGCAGCCGGCAATCAGATTGTGACCTCCATCCCGCATAAGGAGGCCGGGACCCCGTGAGACTTCTATAATAAGGTTACGGAAAGTCACGTGCGATACATCCTCCATCAATATCAGGGGATCTTCCAGGATGGAGACGGACAGCCGGTTATTAACCAAAGGCTCAGGAGGCCAGAATAACAGGAGGCCGGACTGGGTATCTAGATACCATTCACCCGGCCGGTCGAGCTCTTCCGGGATATTAAAAGCGTAATACCGGCCCTTGGGAGCATAGCCGTATACCCCGTGGGGCTCGTGAGTAGCAATCTGCCTGGTCTGATAGTCAATATTGGCCACCTGCTCGTAGGAATCAGCCCATTCCTTCGTCCAGTAACCGTGCAGCCAGACCGCGCCTGGATTCGACCATTTCTCCGGACGACGGCCCTGGTAAGTGAACTTCCCGCCTCCGGAGTCCTTTGGTACGCTCTTGATCTGCGCCCAGCCTTCATTCGGCCATCGCGCCATAGGCATGGCCTTGTCGTCAAAGAAAAGCTCCAGCGCGGCGGGAACAATTGGCCGACCCATACCCCGGGATTCCAGGACACCAAAATCGGTGACACCCTGCGACCTGAGGTCCACTTGCACAACCTGGTCGCGCGCCACCTCAGGCAGTCGCAGGAGCAGATCAGCCTGTTGAACCGGCTCAAAGGTCGTGGGCTCCAACTCGACGCCACCGCTAAGGCGCACTTCCTCATTTCCATAACTGCGGTAGATAATCGGGCAGGCCGGTGTACCGCTATCTTCAATCGTGAGCTGGAAACTCTCGGACAGATAATAGACACCACCGCGCAAATAAACAGTGACGCCACCCTCAGGCATCCGGCCCGAGCGTTGAAGGCCGCGGATCACACCCCTCACATGCTTCAGGGTAGCAAAGGGACCGTCGGTGCTGTCCTCAGTAGCACTGGGCAGGGTCCCCGACCAGGCGTCGTTACCTCCCGGGGAAAGATAGTAGACGATTCCTTCCTGCGGCCATACCAGTGCGCTGAGACCGATAAAAAGAACTAGAAACTTCGGGATGATAAATTGGAAGAATCGCCCGATCAAGTTGAGGCCAATAAGAGAGCGGAAATCTGGTAACCGAAGCCGAAGGCGACGGCATACGGCCAGAACGGATTGGTTACCCTCTTTGATGATCTCGTGTGGGGGGCTCACCTCCGGTACTGGTCCTGATGCTCGACAAACCACGCATAAGTGGAGGCCAGGCCCTCTTTCAGTGAGATAGAAGCGGTCCACCCCATCCGGGTCATCCGGGAAACGTCCAGCAGCTTCTGGGGAGTTCCATCAGGTTTACTGGTATCAAAAATAATTTCCCCTTCATAACCCGCCACATCCCTGATAAGCGTGGCCAGCTCCCGGATACTGATGTCCTTGCCCGCTCCTATGTTTACCAGGGGTGCCTCGGCAGTTGTGTGGGCTCGGTAGACCTCTTCCTCCTGCCTTAAAACAAAGATGCAAGCACGCGCCAGGTCATCCA comes from the Candidatus Neomarinimicrobiota bacterium genome and includes:
- a CDS encoding NAD-dependent epimerase/dehydratase family protein, translating into MRILVTGGAGFIGSHVAEKFLELGHQVVILDDLSTGRRENIPAGADFIEGDIRDNNLVPGIFEQYKFDVVNHHAAQMDIRHSVDDPAFDAQVNILGTINLLESSIRTGVIKFMFASTGGAIYGEQESFPAAEDHPTNPISPYGISKLACEKYLFYYQVQFGLQTAIMRYANVYGPRQNPFGEAGVVAIFSHRLTRGEQVTINGDGLQTRDYVYVDGAVEANVLALDYTDSITFNVGTGIETDVVTLYEHLAAAAGTDLKPRYGPAKPGEQRRSVLSPSLAKAALGWEPKVSLNEGLQKTYLSFAQHTDPKSR
- a CDS encoding right-handed parallel beta-helix repeat-containing protein → MSPPHEIIKEGNQSVLAVCRRLRLRLPDFRSLIGLNLIGRFFQFIIPKFLVLFIGLSALVWPQEGIVYYLSPGGNDAWSGTLPSATEDSTDGPFATLKHVRGVIRGLQRSGRMPEGGVTVYLRGGVYYLSESFQLTIEDSGTPACPIIYRSYGNEEVRLSGGVELEPTTFEPVQQADLLLRLPEVARDQVVQVDLRSQGVTDFGVLESRGMGRPIVPAALELFFDDKAMPMARWPNEGWAQIKSVPKDSGGGKFTYQGRRPEKWSNPGAVWLHGYWTKEWADSYEQVANIDYQTRQIATHEPHGVYGYAPKGRYYAFNIPEELDRPGEWYLDTQSGLLLFWPPEPLVNNRLSVSILEDPLILMEDVSHVTFRNLIIEVSRGPGLLMRDGGHNLIAGCTFRNLGNQAVSITGGEDNGVVGCDIYSTGDGGIVLSGGDYHSLTPSGHFACNNHIYDYSRWVRTYRPAVSISGVGQRVEHNLIHKGSHAAIILGGNDHIIEYNEVHHVCEETGDAGAFYMGRNWTYRGNVIRYNYFHDIKATQTQSVKTVYLDDFTSGTTVSGNIFKDVSFAVFIGGGRDNVVENNLFVNASPAIYVDERGTGWAKEHVAAGGILRQKLEEIDYRTPPWSNRYPELVSILDDRPELPKGNLIRRNVAVGGQWLHLTTNPGYMTFQDNDTALAPGYLQREGSAVNLKDGAPAYDRGFRPIPVHDIGLYLNGYRKFLPRPGKVPSSDLHDHK
- a CDS encoding FAD-dependent oxidoreductase, coding for MAGTVSGVVEDLLGRPLGGIRVALVIDEQVVQRDTTDLDGSFTLAILSAEDQVQRASSFYLGQNYPNPFNPVTTFHFKLSESGQIRIYNLLGQSVNRSTRLAPGAYHAIWGGVGDNGIPLAAGIYFYQLRTLSHVMTRKMVLLDHGSVQGLVIYREGEAQSLRKTPVAIQMTFSHPLVTDTILTIQQPVDTILVVTLNRGPMVISKSVDTTLAAGDTLRLCLNRWIDNDSATDFYPGHHCLAIVDDTLLQFIAAKPETLITFVEARDRYDAFLKDSLGLVIRVPQTGQPTVYDVVIYGGTSAGVIAAVNVTRMGKSVIMIEPGRHLGGLTSGGLGQTDIGNKLAIGGTSREFYQRVYHYYAQDSAWTNEARQDYGPANDWNDEESWWCFEPHVAEYIFQDLIVDTNVPVIFGERLDLNKDVEKKDNRLTAITMESGRVFHGEMFIDATYEGDLMAKAGVSYTVGREANAIYGETLNGVQTQQAKYHQFYFDVDPYIIPGDTASGLLPGVHGDSPGLDGSGDHRVQAYNFRMCLTDVPENMRPYPKPSDYDTLRYELLLRYYAAGFDQIPWLPAMLPNRKTDTNNSQGFSTDNIGMNYDYPEADYVSREEIVHEHLSYQQGLMWTLANHPRVPMEIRMEVSRWGLAKDEFVDNNNWPHQLYIREARRMIGSYVMTEKNCRGEEVAPESVGLGAYGIDSHNTQRYVDEKGYVRNEGDIEIHGFPPYPISYHSIVPKADECVNLLVPICVSASHIAYSSIRMEPVFMILGESAAVAACLALDDGVGVQQLEYARLQKQLLTNGQILE